In the Clostridium sporogenes genome, one interval contains:
- a CDS encoding MATE family efflux transporter: MSEKNPRMLMMEKGNVTKTLFKLGIPMVVSMLVTALYNVVDTYFVSNLGTQQSGAVSVSFPLSFYFSGVGLTFGVGAASYISRLLGAKESKKANRVASVAFYTAGIIGAILMVIFLIFIKEILILMGATETILPYALQYGYVFILSMFFSTINVCSGNLAVAQGEAKLTLKAMIIGAVLNIILDPIMIGSMNMGVKGAAVATLISQIITTIIYFQFFFGKKSYIKMKWKEFKPSSKIYGEIIKVGISMLLLQALTGFSMSLISRNASFYGDAAVSAMGIVLRIVTLGTNVIFGFMKGYQPFVGYNYGAKNYDRVKKITSTAIKWSTIYCTAWMLIVILFSNSIMTFMINDPEVIQIGTKALKINTAMFFTFGFQFTYATLYLSMGKALAGGILNIGRQGLFLIPIIIILTKLLALNGVIYAQPVADVMATLITIPLAIKVNNDLKIR, encoded by the coding sequence ATGAGTGAAAAAAATCCAAGAATGTTAATGATGGAAAAAGGAAATGTTACAAAAACTTTATTTAAATTAGGTATACCAATGGTGGTAAGTATGCTTGTAACTGCATTATATAATGTTGTTGATACTTACTTTGTATCTAATTTGGGAACTCAACAATCTGGAGCGGTATCAGTTTCTTTCCCATTATCATTTTATTTTTCAGGAGTAGGACTAACTTTTGGGGTAGGAGCTGCATCTTATATTTCTAGATTATTAGGAGCAAAAGAATCGAAAAAAGCTAATAGAGTTGCATCTGTAGCTTTTTATACTGCAGGAATAATAGGTGCTATTTTAATGGTAATATTTCTTATTTTTATAAAAGAAATATTAATTCTTATGGGAGCAACTGAAACAATATTACCCTATGCACTCCAATATGGATATGTTTTCATTTTAAGTATGTTTTTTTCAACAATAAATGTATGTTCAGGAAATTTGGCTGTGGCTCAAGGGGAGGCAAAGCTTACTCTTAAAGCTATGATTATAGGTGCAGTTCTTAATATAATACTTGATCCTATTATGATAGGAAGCATGAATATGGGGGTAAAAGGAGCAGCAGTGGCAACTCTTATTTCACAAATTATAACTACTATTATCTATTTTCAATTTTTCTTTGGAAAGAAAAGTTATATCAAGATGAAATGGAAAGAATTTAAACCTAGTTCAAAAATTTACGGAGAAATTATTAAGGTTGGTATTTCTATGTTACTTTTGCAAGCACTTACTGGATTTTCAATGTCTTTGATTTCAAGAAATGCCAGTTTTTATGGAGATGCAGCAGTATCTGCTATGGGAATTGTACTTAGAATAGTAACTTTAGGTACAAATGTTATTTTTGGATTTATGAAAGGATATCAGCCTTTTGTTGGCTATAATTATGGAGCAAAAAATTATGATAGAGTAAAAAAGATTACAAGTACAGCGATTAAATGGTCAACTATTTATTGTACTGCATGGATGCTAATTGTAATACTCTTTTCAAATAGTATTATGACGTTTATGATTAATGATCCTGAAGTTATTCAAATAGGAACAAAAGCCTTGAAGATTAATACAGCAATGTTTTTTACTTTTGGGTTCCAGTTTACTTATGCTACTCTTTATCTTTCTATGGGGAAAGCTTTAGCAGGTGGAATACTGAATATTGGAAGACAAGGATTGTTTCTAATACCTATAATTATAATTTTGACTAAATTATTAGCACTAAATGGAGTTATTTATGCTCAACCTGTGGCAGATGTTATGGCAACCTTAATAACAATTCCATTAGCCATTAAAGTTAATAATGATTTAAAAATCAGATAG